In Populus alba chromosome 1, ASM523922v2, whole genome shotgun sequence, a single window of DNA contains:
- the LOC118046932 gene encoding uncharacterized protein → MSSIQLLLSVFFLIIFSSCLPTTQYKIPRLGAFPKNIHRAEPQTSSKSSSRDLVTFYYTQTLDHFNYKPESYTTFRQRYVIDFRSWGGANTSAPLFVFFGAEEDLDDDLDAIGFLSDNAPRFKALLIYIEHRYYGKSIPFGSRKEALKNAETLGYLNSAQAMADYAAVIMHLKKKYSAKNSPVIVIGGSYGGMLTSWFRLKYPHIALGALASSAPILYFDDIAPQEGYYSIVTKDFKETSESCYNTIRESWGEIEKIASKPNGLSILSKKFKTCYPLNRTFELEDFLDSIYAEAAQYDYPPEFPVSIVCGGINKASAARTDILDRIFSGVVAYLGNRSCYDMNEFNYPDTDEWRWQTCSELVMPIGHENNSMFPPAPFNLKNYIKDCKSLFGVLPQPRWITTYYGGHDLKLILQRFGSNIIFSNGLRDPYSSGGVLNNISDSIVAVSAVNGSHCLDIQRASPGDPHWLVMQRKIELKIIEGWISKYYTDLLEFKDQTPF, encoded by the exons ATGAGCTCCATCCAACTATTGCTTTCTGTGTTCTtcctaattatattttcttcGTGCCTTCCTACAACACAATATAAGATCCCGAGGCTCGGTGCTTTTCCAAAAAATATCCATAGGGCCGAACCCCAAACCTCATCCAAATCTTCCTCGAGAGATTTGGTTACGTTTTATTACACCCAAACACTCGATCACTTCAACTATAAGCCAGAAAGTTACACCACTTTCCGACAAAGATATGTAATCGACTTTAGATCTTGGGGTGGTGCAAACACTAGTGCACCACTATTCGTCTTCTTCGGTGCGGAAGAGGATTTAGATGATGATTTAGATGCTATTGGATTCCTTTCTGACAACGCCCCTCGTTTCAAAGCTCTCTTGATATACATAGAA CATCGTTACTATGGGAAATCAATACCGTTTGGGTCAAGGAAGGAAGCTTTGAAAAATGCGGAAACTCTTGGTTATCTCAACTCAGCACAGGCAATGGCAGATTATGCTGCGGTGATTATGCATCTGAAGAAAAAGTATTCTGCCAAAAACTCTCCTGTAATTGTTATCGGAGGATCGTATGGTGGCA TGCTAACCTCATGGTTCCGGCTGAAGTATCCCCATATTGCTCTTGGTGCCCTCGCTTCATCGGCTCCTATTCTTTACTTCGATGATATTGCACCACAAGAAGGTTACTATTCTATCGTAACCAAGGATTTTAAA GAAACCAGTGAGAGTTGCTACAACACTATACGTGAATCCTGGGGTGAAATCGAAAAAATTGCTTCCAAGCCTAATGGTCTTTCAATCCTTAGCAAGAAATTTAAGACTTGCTA CCCTTTGAACAGAACATTTGAGCTAGAGGACTTCTTGGACTCGATTTATGCTGAAGCAGCACAATATGATTATCCACCTGAATTTCCAGTTAGTATTGTTTGCGGTGGCATAAACAAGGCATCAGCAGCGAGAACCGATATTCTCGACCGAATATTTTCCGGTGTTGTTGCTTACTTGGGAAATAGATCATGCTACGACATGAATGAATTCAACTATCCAGATACAGACGAGTGGAGGTGGCAG ACATGTAGTGAGCTTGTGATGCCCATAGGCCATGAGAACAATTCTATGTTCCCACCAGCACCtttcaatctaaaaaactaCATCAAAGATTGCAAGAGCTTGTTTGGTGTCTTACCTCAGCCTCGCTGGATCACTACTTATTATGGAGGACAT GATTTAAAATTGATTCTGCAGAGGTTTGGTAGCAACATTATCTTCTCAAATGGGCTGAGAGATCCTTACAGTAGTGGCGG GGTATTGAATAACATATCAGATAGTATTGTCGCGGTTTCTGCAGTGAACG GATCTCATTGCTTGGACATACAACGAGCGAGTCCAGGGGATCCCCATTGGCTGGTGATGCAACGTAAAATAGAATTGAAGATAATTGAAGGGTGGATTTCCAAATATTACACAGATCTTCTTGAGTTCAAAGATCAAACCCCTTTTTAA